The following coding sequences lie in one Maylandia zebra isolate NMK-2024a linkage group LG14, Mzebra_GT3a, whole genome shotgun sequence genomic window:
- the LOC143421987 gene encoding uncharacterized protein LOC143421987: MADSSGATPSGKRGCKPLKDQLEQLKKAIRLASPGALKAAEKECQAMEVEVSKLITSQQKGLGDKIALSLVLKTEGERCEQKLKQFEEESKGHSVNRKARGEIKDLKETHARCCKWLLLWRAASSWMTEEEDDTGKSGDMVSIMESLKHLKEENKKLEAQVKDLTPKVEEANRNYTPKLYPWPELARCAPPPPYVMPVMTLGGGQVRGPDGQTGVVLGGIADVEYTTTPLNIPEEGIRAVECQSQNVGGTMIASAADEGLTSPPSLVDSGNMIRAEVSTVEQPKQDGEAKRTPRMKDKIPQGVITKGEHWEGEVYGQMHEPPRALIEALTVLEVIKQRVMQGGPEEENEDRATSSEEEDEEEDKDGGPEPEPSTSLILRKRSVKRDQAQRQPIFRSSKGKGKSRKSRKVSFEQGAPDPGLNLPLIAGPKNEPVYRAYKVRDLEALVKQLPPITEGGASWLRRLGALTEGEELALGDFRALAGRCMLGGGLADVEQIAQTTRYANDLQYHEVQSDLADAVREKYPTPNSGAIPKIIWDPRNTPREFLAKAKEQWLLETGIHPGKEGESRAWFRSAVLAGLPNQVAVDLEKNPDFAVADSVQWERHVTHRLQQEQDFTNKQKKELDEAQAQLLRLQLGEAREKYNAKKKEPKELNKTIMVARPQPDPVPGWSDQDPGLYPDDRWPANAPRQRQPVGNWGTAVEQKDTGPENALNRSEIIRGEAINPRHEEAQDKELVTGEHIKLQTRMQHQSPRPTDVGLANCSPVLFQLKSDIPINRPQYKHKTEAEEGIAETIEGLWKAGVLEPSWSFWNTPILPVEKHGTGKYRMAHDLRAINAILRTDTVPVPNPYTALTEITGDQKWFTCIDLANAFFCLPLHESLRDIFSFTYRGRKFRYTRLPQGFALSPGIFNQVLKEALSPCQLPEGCTLIQYVDDLLIAAPSAAACTAASLVVLNRLAECGFKVSKEKLQLVRPEVTFLGRVIAHRSVGLMNTHRDQILTHPKPRTVKELLSFLGLTGYSRQFIPNYAGKTAPLRDLIKKVGVRNLKAELPWTPDTETAFISLKQDLSRATDLATPNYDEAFYLDVSETKGVVNGVLFQKKGGGRDVLMYVSIRLNSTEARHPTCTQHAAGVAKIIQKTAHIVREHPLKVLTTHSVVAYVNSQAFTMTPLTQQRLSKILEAPNLIFTHEGINMADLMGSGEPHDCIKKAQVEGKIREDLKAEPIYGAEDWFTDGCCHRDEEGLKAGYAVVCRVGTEFQVKETGKIEGQQSAQRAEVIALTRALRLAKNMRVNIYTDSAYAFGAAHVELAQWKRAGFRTATNAPICHKKEMEELEKALEDPDEVSIIKCKGHSQADSMVARGNQKADEAAKEAAGYKGQRQLVQVTPEEEVSTNSMEEVRQAQEETSPEEKGVWENKGAWQDGGLWRGPDGRPALTAKMAEQKVNEAHGLGHVGVKQMERNLCRWWHPDLRRMILEKARTCLICGAHNPKPAVKPEAGKFLMPERPGEEVVIDYTDMIDTGPGGVRYLLVCVDVLTGWPEAWATKCEDAKSVIKCLINHYIPRHGFPKRIRSDNGTHFKNKDLQEVERMLGVQHKFGTVYHPQSQGKVERMNLNLKNKLAKICAQTGLNWVAALPIALMTIRCSVNQSTGFTPYELLTGRQFPAPWTVVPVEQPRTSNRSHAEYFNELKALVSSFTKQVTCERPTGNGEVPDAKAVWLKVIKRKWKEPRWTGPYEVTARTATAVQLKGKGDTWYHWSQCAPAHESLVEENSKNAGVKKQRQNKPLHLCNGPTSSLPGRPKKEEQPRRRSPRLQKGVVTN; this comes from the exons ATGGCTGACAGCTCGGGTGCGACACCTAGTGGGAAAAGGggatgcaaacctctgaaggatCAGCTTGAACAGCTTAAGAAAGCTATTCGTTTGGCTTCCCCTGGAGCTttaaaagcagcagagaaagagTGCCAAGCGATGGAGGTTGAGGTAAGCAAACTTATTACATCCCAACAGAAAGGGCTGGGTGATAAAATAGCTCTGAGCCTGGTGTTAAAAACTGAAGGAGAGAGATGTGAACAGAAATTGAAACAATTTGAAGAAGAGTCCAAGGGACATTCAGTGAACAGGAAAGCCAGAGGAGAAATTAAGGATCTAAAAGAAACTCATGCCAGGTGCTGTAAGTGGCTGCTCCTGTGGAGGGCAGCCTCTTCTTGGATgactgaggaggaggatgacacAGGAAAATCAGGAGACATGGTGAGTATAATGGAGTCTTTGAAACATCTgaaggaggaaaataaaaagcTAGAGGCCCAAGTGAAGGACTTGACTCCGAAGGTAGAAGAGGCTAACAGGAATTACACACCGAAACTATATCCTTGGCCTGAATTGGCACGTtgtgcaccaccaccaccatatgTCATGCCTGTAATGACCCTTGGAGGGGGACAAGTTCGTGGTCCTGATGGACAGACTGGAGTTGTCCTTGGCGGAATAGCAGATGTTGAATATACTACTACTCCCCTGAATATCCCCGAAGAAGGGATAAGGGCAGTGGAATGTCAGTCCCAAAATGTGGGAGGGACAATGATAGCCTCAGCTGCAGATGAAGGCTTGACCTCGCCTCCCAGTTTGGTGGATAGTGGAAACATGATACGGGCCGAAGTGTCTACAGTGGAACAGCCAAAGCAGGACGGGGAGGCCAAAAGGACCCCTAGAATGAAGGACAAAATACCACAAGGAGTGATAACCAAGGGAGAACATTGGGAAGGAGAAGTGTATGGACAAATGCATGAGCCCCCACGTGCGTTAATAGAGGCATTAACGGTATTGGAGGTTATAAAGCAGAGAGTAATGCAGGGAGGGCCAGAAGAGGAGAATGAAGACCGTGCgacgtcatcagaagaagaggacgaggaggaggacaAAGATGGAGGACCTGAGCCCGAACCAAGTACAAGCCTAATTTTGAGGAAAAGAAGTGTGAAGAGAGACCAAGCACAGAGACAGCCCATATTTAGGAGCTCAAAGGGAAAGGGAAAGTCGaggaagagtagaaaagtgagTTTTGAACAAGGAGCTCCTGACCCTGGTTTAAATCTGCCTCTAATAGCAGGTCCAAAGAACGAACCAGTTTATCGCGCCTATAAGGTGAGAGATTTGGAAGCATTGGTTAAACAACTTCCACCAATAACTGAGGGAGGAGCTAGCTGGTTGAGAAGGCTGGGCGCGTTGACCGAAGGAGAAGAATTAGCGCTGGGCGATTTTCGCGCTTTGGCCGGACGTTGTATGCTGGGTGGTGGGTTAGCAGATGTAGAGCAGATAGCTCAAACAACCAGATATGCAAATGACCTGCAATACCATGAGGTGCAGAGTGACTTAGCAGATGCAGTTCGGGAGAAGTACCCAACTCCTAACTCTGGAGCCATTCCAAAAATTATTTGGGATCCCAGAAACACACCCAGAGAGTTTTTAGCTAAAGCAAAGGAACAATGGTTGTTAGAAACAGGAATACATCCGGGGAAGGAGGGTGAAAGTAGAGCGTGGTTTCGTTCGGCAGTGCTGGCAGGGCTGCCCAACCAGGTTGCAGTTGACTTGGAAAAGAACCCAGATTTTGCCGTTGCAGACTCGGTGCAGTGGGAGAGACATGTGACCCACAGACTTCAGCAGGAACAGGAtttcacgaacaaacaaaagaaagagttaGATGAAGCACAGGCGCAGCTGCTTAGGCTGCAGCTGGGTGAGGCTCGCGAAAAATATAATGCGAAGAAAAAAGAACCGAAAGAACTAAATAAGACTATAATGGTGGCAAGGCCTCAGCCCGATCCTGTGCCTGGCTGGTCAGATCAGGATCCGGGTCTCTACCCTGATGACCGTTGGCCCGCCAATGCACCAAGGCAGCGTCAACCCGTAGGGAATTGGGGGACCG CTGTGGAGCAGAAGGACACTGGTCCCGAGAATGCCCTGAATCGCAGCGAAATTATCAGAGGCGAGGCTATCAACCCCAGGCACGAGGAGGCCCAAGACAAAGAGCTGGTTACAGGGGAGCACATCAAGCTCCAAACCCGAATGCAGCACCAGTCGCCCA GGCCCACAGATGTAGGTTTAGCTAACTGTTCGCCTGTCCTGTTCCAGCTGAAGTCTGACATACCAATTAACAGACCACAATATAAGCAcaaaactgaagcagaagaAGGTATAGCTGAAACCATTGAAGGGCTGTGGAAGGCAGGAGTGCTTGAGCCCTCATGGTCATTTTGGAACACACCTATTTTGCCAGTGGAAAAACATGGGACAGGGAAGTACCGTATGGCACATGATTTGAGAGCAATAAATGCCATACTGAGGACTGACACTGTGCCTGTACCAAATCCCTACACGGCTCTGACCGAAATTACTGGGGACCAAAAGTGGTTCACATGTATTGACCTAGCGAATGCATTCTTTTGTCTCCCACTGCACGAGTCACTCAGAGACATTTTCTCATTTACATACAGAGGCCGGAAATTTAGGTACACACGCCTACCACAAGGCTTTGCACTCTCACCAGGAATTTTCAACCAGGTGTTGAAAGAGGCATTGTCCCCATGTCAACTGCCAGAGGGCTGTACATTAATACAGTATGTTGATGATCTTCTTATTGCAGCCCCGTCAGCAGCGGCCTGTACGGCAGCATCGCTCGTGGTGTTGAACAGATTGGCAGAGTGTGGCTTCAAAGTgagtaaagaaaaactgcagttggtCCGGCCAGAGGTAACATTCCTGGGCCGGGTGATCGCACACAGATCAGTGGggttaatgaacacacacagagaccaaattCTGACACATCCAAAACCAAGAACTGTGAAGGAGTTACTTTCCTTTCTTGGCTTGacaggttacagcaggcagttcATTCCGAACTATGCGGGTAAAACGGCCCCTTTAAGGGACCTGATCAAGAAAGTTGGTGTTCGAAATCTGAAGGCTGAATTGCCTTGGACGCCGGACACAGAGACAGCGTTCATCTCGCTAAAACAGGATTTGTCAAGAGCCACAGATCTGGCCACACCTAACTATGATGAGGCATTTTATCttgatgtttcagaaacaaagggagttgtgaatggtgtgttgtttcagaaaaaagggggaggtaGGGATGTACTTATGTATGTTAGCATACGATTAAATTCAACAGAAGCAAGGCatcccacatgcacacaacacgCAGCAGGAGTAGCAAAGATaattcagaaaacagcacacatagTGAGGGAACACCCACTGAAAGTGCTTACCACACACAGTGTAGTGGCCTATGTGAACTCACAGGCATTCACAATGACTCCACTGACGCAACAAAGGTTGAGCAAAATTTTAGAGGCGCCAAATTTGATATTCACACATGAAGGAATAAATATGGCAGACCTAATGGGGTCAGGAGAACCACATGACTGTATTAAGAAAGCCCAAGTTGAAGGAAAAATCAGGGAAGACCTGAAGGCAGAGCCCATATATGGAGCTGAGGATTGGTTCACGGATGGATGCTGCCACAGAGATGAAGAAGGATTGAAAGCGGGCTATGCAGTAGTCTGTAGAGTAGGAACTGAGTTTCAGgtgaaagaaacaggaaaaattgAGGGACAACAGTCGGCCCAGAGAGCTGAAGTGATAGCCCTAACTCGAGCCCTGAGGTTGGCTAAAAACATGAGAGTGAACATCTACACTGACTCAGCATATGCGTTTGGAGCAGCTCATGTGGAACTGGCTCAATGGAAGAGAGCCGGGTTCAGAACGGCCACTAATGCACCCATCTGtcacaaaaaggaaatggaggaaCTGGAAAAGGCCCTGGAGGACCCAGACGAGGTAAGTATTATAAAATGCAAGGGCCACTCACAAGCAGACAGTATGGTGGCAAGAGGAAATCAGAAAGCTGATGAAGCCGCAAAGGAAGCAGCAGGCTACAAAGGACAGAGACAGCTGGTGCAGGTAACCCCAGAAGAGGAGGTTAGCACTAACAGCATGGAAGAAGTTAGACAGGCTCAGGAGGAGACATCCCCAGAGGAAAAGGGGGTGTGGGAAAACAAAGGAGCCTGGCAAGATGGCGGTTTGTGGAGGGGGCCAGATGGGCGTCCCGCTTTAACGGCCAAAATGGCGGAACAGAAGGTGAATGAGGCTCACGGGCTTGGTCACGTGggagtgaaacagatggagagaaatttgTGCCGATGGTGGCATCCTGATTTGAGAAGGATGATACTGGAAAAGGCCAGAACGTGCCTAATTTGTGGGGCACACAACCCAAAGCCGGCAGTAAAACCTGAAGCTGGTAAGTTTCTCATGCCAGAAAGGCCAGGAGAAGAGGTCGTGATTGATTATACCGACATGATTGATACAGGCCCAGGTGGGGTGAGgtatttgttggtgtgtgttGATGTTCTGACTGGATGGCCCGAAGCGTGGGCGACCAAATGTGAAGACGCGAAAAGCGTGATTAAGTGCTTAATCAATCATTACATCCCAAGGCATGGGTTTCCCAAGAGAATTAGGTCAGACAATGGTACTCACTTCAAGAACAAAGATTTGCAAGAGGTAGAGAGGATGTTGGGAGTGCAACATAAGTTCGGGACGGTCTATCATCCTCAATCTCAAGGAAAGGTAGAGAGGATGAacctaaatttgaaaaacaagttggctAAAATCTGTGCGCAGACAGGGCTAAATTGGGTCGCAGCCCTGCCCATTGCTTTGATGACCATAAGATGTTCTGTTAACCAATCCACAGGTTTCACCCCTTATGAGCTGCTGACTGGGAGAcagtttccagcaccctggacaGTGGTCCCGGTGGAGCAGCCCAGGACAAGCAACAGGTCTcatgcagaatattttaatgaGTTGAAGGCTCTTGTGTCCAGCTTTACAAAACAGGTCACTTGTGAGAGACCCACGGGGAACGGAGAGGTCCCGGACGCAAAGGCAGTGTGGCTGAAGGTCATTAAGCGAAAGTGGAAGGAGCCCCGCTGGACTGGTCCGTATGAGGTGACCGCCCGGACGGCTACAGCAGTCCAGCTGAAAGGGAAAGGCGACACCTGGTACCACTGGTCGCAGTGTGCACCCGCACACGAGAGCTTGGTGGAGGAAAATTCAAAGAACGCAGGTGTCAAGAAACAGAGGCAGAATAAACCTCTTCACCTGTGCAACGGGCCGACCAGTAGTCTACCTGGAAGGccgaagaaagaagagcagcctAGGAGGAGATCGCCGCGCCTACAGAAAGGAGTGGTAACAAATTGA